A window of the Ammoniphilus oxalaticus genome harbors these coding sequences:
- a CDS encoding flagellar hook-basal body complex protein: MLRSLYSGISGMQGFQTKLDVIGNNVANVNTVGYKKSRVMFQDILSQTVAGATAPGVAGGVNPKQIGLGVNAAAIDVVHSPGSPMTTNLSTDLSIDGDGFFIVSPDGGNAQYLTRAGNFTRDANGDLVTAQGYHVLDEDGNVINIPRYDESASIGYTSFSIDMNGQVWGTRGDDGTTELVSVDGGAGDTIGIATVNNPGGLQKLGGSLYEVTTNAHPGGVPVIGTPETSSVQIISGQLEMSNVELTEEFAEMIVAQRGFQANARTITTSDSILEEVVNLKR, translated from the coding sequence ATGCTTCGTTCATTATATTCAGGAATTTCTGGGATGCAAGGATTCCAAACAAAATTAGATGTGATCGGGAATAATGTTGCCAACGTTAATACTGTGGGTTATAAGAAAAGTAGAGTTATGTTTCAAGATATTTTAAGTCAAACGGTCGCTGGAGCGACTGCGCCTGGTGTCGCGGGAGGAGTCAATCCAAAACAGATTGGGTTAGGGGTTAATGCTGCGGCAATTGATGTGGTGCATTCACCTGGCAGCCCGATGACTACGAACTTGTCGACAGATTTGAGTATCGATGGGGATGGTTTTTTCATTGTATCACCTGATGGGGGAAATGCCCAATATTTAACAAGAGCTGGGAATTTTACCCGCGATGCAAATGGGGATCTTGTAACTGCTCAAGGTTACCACGTACTTGATGAAGATGGTAACGTAATCAATATTCCTCGGTATGATGAGTCAGCTTCAATCGGTTACACGTCCTTTTCAATTGATATGAATGGACAGGTGTGGGGGACACGTGGAGATGATGGTACGACAGAATTAGTAAGTGTTGATGGAGGCGCAGGGGATACAATTGGAATAGCGACCGTAAATAATCCTGGTGGATTGCAGAAGTTAGGCGGTTCGCTTTACGAGGTTACGACAAATGCTCACCCAGGTGGTGTACCTGTAATTGGCACTCCTGAAACCAGTTCCGTTCAAATTATCTCCGGCCAACTTGAGATGTCTAATGTAGAATTAACAGAGGAGTTTGCGGAAATGATCGTAGCGCAACGCGGATTCCAAGCGAACGCGAGAACGATTACGACTTCCGACTCGATTTTAGAAGAAGTTGTGAACTTGAAACGATAA
- a CDS encoding flagellar basal body-associated FliL family protein: MRRFLLMIISLILLLTVSGVTIWQVFKQPNDPAMSANLNADKLEENSMETDELTVNLAEHGYILLKFQLQADSVKTKRELELRMPQIRHHIIRIASVKTLVELKGEQGIENLEETLRAELNELVNTGQVIKVYTTKIIARD; encoded by the coding sequence ATGCGAAGATTTTTGTTAATGATCATCAGCTTAATCCTACTGCTCACCGTGTCTGGTGTGACGATCTGGCAAGTGTTTAAGCAACCGAACGACCCAGCTATGTCCGCAAATTTGAACGCAGATAAGTTGGAAGAAAATTCAATGGAAACAGATGAATTAACAGTGAACTTGGCGGAACACGGCTATATTCTTTTGAAATTTCAATTGCAGGCTGACTCCGTTAAAACGAAACGAGAACTGGAACTTCGTATGCCTCAAATTCGACATCATATTATTCGGATTGCTTCTGTCAAAACATTGGTTGAGTTGAAGGGGGAGCAGGGGATTGAAAATTTAGAGGAAACCCTTCGGGCAGAGCTAAACGAATTAGTCAATACGGGTCAGGTGATAAAAGTTTATACGACAAAGATCATAGCGCGCGATTAA
- the fliM gene encoding flagellar motor switch protein FliM: MADVLSQHEIDALLTAISTGDLKEPELEEPKKIKIYDFKRAVRFSKDQIRNLVRLHEGYARLLTSFFSAQLRTFARVSVASVDQLSYEEFMRSIPEKTVLSTFEGKGIQGLMLMEMSPYITYAILDRLFGGSGSPTDMELSNGLTEIEVSVLERMNSRILDLFHESWQDLMEVDPQLLELETNPQFVQIVPPNETVIVISFSVEIGETSGLLNFCLPYVVLEPIIPKLTTQQLFSMNRREKTEQEGEGLKDSMQRVELPLVAELGATRISIQDFLNLEAGDVIQLDQPVDSMLNLKVGPEVKFQGYPGERKGRLAIRIERAFSEGVDKDE, encoded by the coding sequence ATGGCTGATGTTTTGTCGCAACATGAAATAGATGCTTTGTTGACAGCCATATCGACGGGCGATTTAAAGGAACCCGAGCTCGAGGAGCCAAAAAAGATAAAAATATATGACTTCAAGCGGGCCGTTCGCTTTTCGAAGGACCAAATTCGAAATTTGGTCCGACTTCATGAAGGTTACGCGCGCTTATTAACGAGTTTTTTTTCTGCGCAATTGCGGACATTTGCTAGGGTGAGCGTCGCATCCGTTGATCAACTTTCATATGAAGAATTTATGCGGTCTATTCCTGAGAAGACGGTTCTGTCAACGTTTGAAGGCAAAGGGATCCAGGGTCTGATGTTAATGGAGATGAGTCCCTACATTACTTATGCGATCTTAGATCGACTATTCGGCGGATCGGGATCACCTACCGATATGGAATTGAGCAATGGATTGACTGAAATCGAAGTGTCTGTATTAGAACGAATGAATAGCCGAATTTTGGACCTGTTTCACGAATCTTGGCAGGACTTGATGGAAGTTGATCCTCAATTACTAGAATTAGAAACGAACCCGCAATTTGTGCAAATTGTTCCGCCAAATGAGACGGTCATCGTCATCTCATTCAGTGTGGAAATCGGTGAGACTTCAGGATTATTAAACTTCTGTTTACCATATGTCGTGCTGGAACCGATTATACCGAAGTTGACAACTCAACAGTTATTTTCGATGAATCGACGAGAAAAAACGGAGCAGGAAGGCGAAGGTCTAAAAGACTCAATGCAACGGGTTGAATTACCGCTTGTTGCTGAGTTAGGCGCCACTCGGATTAGCATTCAGGACTTTTTAAATCTGGAGGCAGGTGATGTGATTCAATTGGATCAGCCAGTTGACAGTATGTTAAATCTCAAGGTGGGCCCCGAGGTGAAATTTCAAGGGTACCCTGGCGAGAGAAAAGGTCGATTGGCCATTCGGATTGAGCGGGCATTCAGTGAAGGGGTGGATAAGGATGAGTGA
- the fliY gene encoding flagellar motor switch phosphatase FliY, giving the protein MSDNHILSQDEINALLSGGLDNEETEQESQTDEIDQWLTLMEQDALGEIGNISLGNAATSLSILLGQDVDITTPKVHTVHQSEFKDLFPTPHVGIHVDYTDGFLGMNLFVLQDQDAKIIADLMMGGTGRPQEEELSELHLSAVQEAMNQMMGSAATSMSTLFDRLVNITPPAIRVLDAAEGELPYFSEDIIIGVSFRLKIGELVDSNMIQLIPLSFAKEMVGSLLGEPQTQMTEEPVVDTASSVAEVETEASEPVEFPIETDEPSAPASEAAQKQVTPVSFPSFTELDLSAVHEGNLNLLMDIKLQVSVELGRSKKKINDILGLHNGSIVELERLAGEPVDVLVNNKLIAKGEVVVLGENFAVRLTEILNSADRLKD; this is encoded by the coding sequence ATGAGTGACAATCATATTTTGTCGCAAGATGAAATAAATGCGTTGTTGAGTGGGGGACTTGACAACGAGGAGACGGAACAAGAAAGTCAGACGGACGAGATTGATCAGTGGCTAACTCTAATGGAGCAGGACGCTCTAGGTGAGATCGGGAATATCTCACTAGGTAACGCGGCGACAAGTCTGTCGATTTTGCTTGGACAAGATGTTGATATAACTACCCCAAAAGTACATACAGTTCACCAAAGTGAATTTAAGGATTTGTTTCCGACTCCACACGTCGGTATTCATGTCGATTATACAGATGGTTTTTTAGGGATGAATCTGTTTGTGTTGCAGGATCAGGATGCTAAAATTATTGCGGATTTGATGATGGGCGGGACGGGTCGACCGCAGGAAGAGGAATTATCCGAGTTGCATCTTAGCGCTGTGCAAGAAGCGATGAACCAAATGATGGGATCTGCAGCAACATCCATGTCAACGCTATTTGATCGGCTTGTCAATATTACGCCGCCCGCGATCCGTGTTTTGGATGCAGCAGAAGGGGAGCTGCCGTATTTTTCGGAGGATATCATTATCGGGGTTTCGTTTCGCTTAAAAATAGGCGAGCTTGTTGACTCAAATATGATTCAATTAATCCCTCTTTCTTTTGCAAAAGAAATGGTCGGAAGTTTACTAGGTGAGCCACAAACGCAAATGACTGAGGAACCTGTTGTTGACACGGCGTCTTCCGTCGCGGAAGTTGAAACGGAAGCATCTGAACCTGTTGAATTTCCTATCGAAACAGACGAACCTAGCGCTCCAGCGAGTGAAGCAGCTCAAAAGCAGGTGACCCCTGTTTCTTTTCCCTCGTTTACGGAACTTGATCTATCCGCCGTTCATGAGGGAAACTTAAATCTGCTGATGGATATTAAATTACAAGTATCAGTAGAATTAGGCAGATCGAAAAAGAAGATCAACGATATTTTAGGACTGCATAATGGATCCATAGTTGAATTAGAGCGATTGGCTGGAGAGCCTGTCGACGTTCTCGTTAATAATAAATTGATTGCAAAAGGTGAAGTGGTTGTACTAGGTGAAAATTTTGCTGTGCGCCTAACCGAAATCTTAAATTCCGCCGATCGTCTAAAAGATTAA
- a CDS encoding flagellar protein FlaG, with protein sequence MEINRVSPVTNRQLPLDQPDSKERSKEEKQADREQDMVAKQPATEKDMARAVEGLNKMFESAHTHIQFTYHEELGKYYVQIIDENDEVIKEIPSKKILDMVTEMGKALGLIFDRKV encoded by the coding sequence ATGGAAATCAATCGTGTTTCCCCTGTGACGAATAGACAATTACCGTTGGATCAACCTGATTCAAAAGAGCGATCGAAAGAAGAAAAGCAAGCTGATCGCGAGCAAGATATGGTTGCAAAACAGCCTGCGACAGAGAAAGACATGGCTAGGGCAGTTGAAGGATTAAATAAAATGTTTGAATCGGCGCATACGCATATTCAATTTACTTATCACGAAGAACTTGGCAAGTATTATGTACAAATTATTGATGAAAATGATGAAGTCATCAAAGAGATCCCCTCCAAAAAAATACTCGATATGGTTACGGAAATGGGTAAAGCGTTGGGCCTCATTTTCGATAGAAAAGTATAG
- a CDS encoding flagellar hook-associated protein 2 produces the protein MISQVRFSGLASGLDTENIIKNLMSAERMPLNKMLQQKQWQEWQQEAYREANNKLLDLRSSMEKLRLSGSFNQSKVSSSNTSAVDVSRVGNPSLENYTITVNKLAEPAQPASVKFNKINIENSNMELKEEFSFKLSNGEKNKDGSIKEDTIKVLKTDTINTVISKINAQSNKTGVTAFLSEGDEGKRIVLTSTESGKDSNIIVSDIDYTGEQGENPLGIVDGKMTIPFEGEPSHNFNLEEGLGGSVNSGNAGSAGIITINGMTIETKTNTFTYDGMRINLKSASDGPITINKQTDTDAIFNDIKGFVDKYNEVIESLNGKLSEKKYRDFPPLLAEQKEDMKEKEIELWEEKAKSGLLRSDPLISNVLTSMRTSLYTSVSVMGEDGEVEKKLSLSQFGITTSDDYFENGKLVLDENKLKEAITNNLDDVKAFFAQSSKEDGTTLNNRKKHEESGIGYRIYNQLNESMKELTAKAGSTSKVDNSVLGKSIGRINDQISDFERRLSLVESRYWKQFTAMEKAIQQANSQSGWLMQQFGGM, from the coding sequence GTGATCAGTCAAGTCCGTTTTAGTGGACTCGCCTCCGGATTAGACACAGAGAATATTATTAAAAATTTAATGTCCGCTGAACGCATGCCGTTAAATAAAATGTTACAACAAAAACAATGGCAGGAATGGCAGCAAGAAGCGTATCGGGAAGCGAATAATAAGTTGCTAGATTTGCGCAGCTCAATGGAGAAATTGCGATTAAGCGGCTCGTTTAATCAATCGAAAGTAAGTTCATCGAATACATCTGCAGTTGATGTTAGTAGAGTGGGAAATCCAAGTTTGGAAAATTATACGATAACGGTTAATAAGCTTGCAGAACCCGCCCAACCCGCATCGGTGAAGTTTAATAAAATTAATATAGAAAATTCAAATATGGAATTAAAAGAGGAATTTAGCTTCAAGTTGAGCAATGGCGAAAAAAATAAAGATGGTTCGATCAAGGAAGATACAATTAAAGTATTGAAAACGGATACGATTAATACAGTCATCTCTAAAATTAACGCCCAATCCAATAAGACGGGTGTTACCGCTTTTCTTTCTGAAGGGGACGAAGGAAAAAGAATTGTTTTGACTTCAACTGAATCCGGAAAGGATTCTAACATTATTGTAAGTGACATTGATTATACTGGTGAACAAGGGGAGAATCCGCTAGGAATAGTGGACGGAAAGATGACGATACCTTTTGAGGGTGAACCTTCGCATAATTTTAACCTGGAGGAAGGTTTAGGTGGTTCCGTAAACAGTGGAAACGCTGGATCTGCTGGGATCATCACTATCAACGGGATGACGATTGAAACAAAAACTAACACCTTTACCTACGATGGAATGCGAATTAATTTAAAAAGCGCGAGTGACGGTCCGATCACGATCAACAAACAAACCGATACCGACGCTATTTTCAATGACATCAAAGGTTTTGTCGATAAATATAATGAAGTGATTGAGAGCTTAAATGGCAAATTAAGCGAAAAAAAATATAGAGATTTCCCGCCCTTGTTAGCAGAGCAAAAAGAAGATATGAAAGAAAAAGAAATCGAATTGTGGGAAGAAAAAGCAAAAAGCGGCTTACTCCGCAGCGATCCCCTTATTTCTAATGTGCTTACAAGTATGCGAACAAGCCTATATACATCCGTTTCTGTGATGGGAGAGGATGGAGAAGTTGAGAAAAAGTTGTCGTTAAGTCAATTTGGAATCACGACGAGCGATGATTATTTCGAAAATGGCAAGCTGGTGCTGGATGAAAATAAGTTGAAGGAAGCGATCACCAATAATTTAGACGATGTGAAAGCATTCTTCGCTCAATCTTCTAAAGAGGACGGCACAACGCTAAACAATCGAAAAAAACATGAGGAAAGTGGAATCGGCTACAGAATTTATAATCAACTGAACGAGTCAATGAAAGAGTTGACCGCAAAGGCAGGTTCAACCTCGAAGGTAGATAATAGCGTCTTGGGCAAAAGCATTGGACGGATCAATGATCAAATTAGTGATTTTGAACGGCGATTATCTTTAGTTGAGAGTCGATACTGGAAACAGTTTACCGCGATGGAGAAGGCCATTCAACAGGCCAATTCACAAAGTGGTTGGTTAATGCAGCAATTCGGTGGAATGTAA
- a CDS encoding flagellar protein FliT — protein MLQEKEELFQQYYKTTFLAVSSSDPEEIVTFVNKREELIEKIQEINATGTTEFNEKTKQIIHNILVLEADLISKMEKLKQDAQEQISSLNGAKKLRSQYEQMYTMTDGAFYDKRG, from the coding sequence ATGTTACAAGAGAAAGAAGAGCTTTTTCAACAATATTATAAGACAACCTTTTTAGCCGTTTCTTCATCTGACCCTGAGGAAATTGTCACGTTCGTCAATAAACGAGAAGAGTTGATTGAGAAAATACAGGAGATCAATGCCACAGGGACGACGGAATTTAATGAGAAAACAAAGCAAATTATTCACAATATACTCGTGCTGGAAGCGGATTTGATCAGCAAGATGGAGAAGTTAAAGCAAGATGCCCAGGAACAAATTAGCTCGCTGAATGGCGCGAAAAAGTTACGAAGTCAATACGAACAAATGTATACAATGACAGATGGAGCTTTTTATGATAAACGGGGATAA
- the fliS gene encoding flagellar export chaperone FliS — MLSSSTKARETYQRNQVQTASPGELTLMLYNGLVRNIKQAKQSIEAKQIEASHSFIIRAQDIITELMITLNMEYDISKQLMPLYDYMKQSLIEVNLKKDLDKLAEVEGMAAELRETWAQAIKLAKQP, encoded by the coding sequence ATGTTATCATCATCAACAAAGGCGCGCGAAACATACCAGAGAAACCAGGTTCAGACAGCGTCGCCCGGTGAATTAACCCTCATGCTTTATAATGGACTTGTCAGGAATATAAAACAGGCTAAGCAGTCAATCGAGGCGAAGCAAATTGAGGCCTCTCATTCTTTTATAATACGCGCTCAGGACATTATTACGGAACTGATGATTACGTTAAACATGGAGTATGATATCTCGAAGCAACTGATGCCTCTCTATGATTATATGAAGCAGTCACTCATCGAAGTGAATCTAAAGAAAGATCTGGATAAACTAGCTGAAGTAGAGGGAATGGCTGCGGAATTGAGAGAAACTTGGGCGCAAGCAATTAAATTAGCCAAGCAACCATAA
- a CDS encoding response regulator, whose protein sequence is MSHKVLVVDDAAFMRMMIKEILTKNGFTVVAEAGDGIQAIEKYKEYTPDLVTMDITMPEMDGITAVKEIRKINPDAKIIMCSAMGQQAMVIDAIQAGAKDFIVKPFQADRVLEAIRKILT, encoded by the coding sequence ATGTCACACAAGGTTTTAGTCGTCGACGATGCTGCTTTTATGAGAATGATGATCAAGGAAATTTTAACTAAAAATGGTTTTACTGTTGTTGCCGAGGCGGGAGACGGCATTCAAGCCATTGAGAAATATAAGGAATACACTCCCGATCTAGTAACAATGGACATTACGATGCCGGAGATGGATGGAATTACGGCTGTGAAAGAAATACGCAAGATCAATCCAGATGCAAAAATTATTATGTGTTCCGCAATGGGACAGCAAGCGATGGTCATTGACGCGATTCAGGCGGGGGCCAAAGATTTCATTGTAAAACCATTTCAAGCGGACCGCGTGCTGGAGGCCATTCGTAAAATACTAACTTAA